In a single window of the Microbacterium sulfonylureivorans genome:
- a CDS encoding DUF2867 domain-containing protein: MRQPGFWSLALADIVDPDYTQVWLDVLPAHATADPAAWARNLFSSSALPRWLAGVLALRSLLGRRAPRCETFAVRRVEGEEALVAVDARGVDVRVGIGVDEERALVRVVTAMRFKGRGGRLWSLPLRLSLALLMRGMLSRARRELSGVTR; the protein is encoded by the coding sequence ATGAGACAGCCGGGCTTCTGGTCGCTCGCACTCGCAGACATCGTCGACCCCGACTACACGCAGGTCTGGCTCGATGTCCTCCCCGCCCATGCCACCGCCGACCCTGCGGCGTGGGCGCGCAATCTGTTCTCGAGCTCGGCGCTGCCCCGTTGGCTCGCCGGCGTGCTGGCGCTGCGGTCCCTCCTCGGTAGACGTGCACCGCGCTGCGAGACGTTCGCGGTGCGTCGCGTCGAGGGTGAGGAGGCACTCGTCGCCGTCGACGCGCGCGGCGTCGACGTCCGCGTCGGCATCGGAGTGGACGAGGAGCGCGCCCTCGTCCGCGTGGTCACCGCGATGCGGTTCAAGGGGCGCGGAGGACGCCTCTGGTCGCTGCCGCTGCGCCTCTCGCTCGCCCTGCTGATGCGCGGGATGCTCTCGCGCGCCCGGCGCGAGCTGTCGGGGGTGACGCGCTGA
- a CDS encoding aminodeoxychorismate lyase, which yields MAWRFALVIDPAASDDPRTDFAETFRVIDASAPALSVGELSTQRGDGIFESVGVVDGHAQELIAHLDRLAHSAALCDLPVPHREQWRQAVEVAAAHCPADGEGVIKLVLSRGIEHGPTPTAWVTAAAAADNSGVREHGIRVVTLDRGYAIDTPARAPWLLLGAKTLSYAVNMAAIREAKRRGADDAIFVSSDGFVLEAPTASLVLRQGDRFVTPAPNGGILHGTTQLSLFEHLADLGHETAYETIPVSALATADAAWLLSSVRLAVPVTAIDGAELPVDGELTASFNRYLLSPRA from the coding sequence ATGGCCTGGCGTTTCGCGCTCGTGATCGACCCCGCGGCATCCGACGATCCCCGCACCGACTTCGCGGAGACGTTCCGCGTCATCGACGCGTCCGCGCCCGCGCTCAGCGTGGGCGAGCTCAGCACCCAGCGCGGCGACGGCATCTTCGAGTCCGTCGGCGTCGTCGACGGACACGCGCAGGAGCTCATCGCCCACCTCGACCGGCTCGCGCACTCGGCGGCGCTGTGCGATCTGCCGGTGCCGCATCGCGAGCAGTGGCGCCAGGCCGTCGAGGTCGCTGCGGCGCACTGCCCGGCGGACGGCGAGGGAGTGATCAAGCTGGTGCTCAGCCGCGGCATCGAGCACGGCCCCACGCCGACGGCCTGGGTGACGGCGGCGGCTGCCGCCGACAACAGCGGTGTGCGCGAGCACGGCATCCGCGTGGTGACGCTCGACCGCGGATACGCGATCGACACGCCGGCGCGAGCCCCGTGGCTGCTCCTCGGCGCCAAGACGCTGTCGTACGCCGTCAACATGGCCGCGATCCGCGAGGCCAAGCGTCGCGGCGCCGATGACGCGATCTTCGTCTCGTCCGACGGCTTCGTGCTCGAAGCGCCGACCGCATCGCTCGTCCTGCGCCAGGGCGATCGCTTCGTCACCCCCGCCCCCAACGGCGGCATCCTCCACGGCACCACGCAGCTGAGCCTGTTCGAGCACCTCGCCGACCTCGGGCACGAGACGGCGTACGAGACGATCCCGGTGAGCGCGCTGGCGACGGCGGATGCCGCGTGGCTGCTGTCCAGCGTGCGACTGGCCGTGCCCGTGACCGCGATCGACGGCGCCGAGCTGCCGGTCGACGGCGAGCTGACGGCGTCCTTCAACCGGTACCTGCTGAGCCCGCGCGCCTGA
- a CDS encoding DNA-directed RNA polymerase subunit beta — protein sequence MSDESRDFHKPVKRPAELFDRRFAAEDPAEVSRVAHSTAHALLARVREDPDGQVVDRLVAFTDAHGIDDIAELWSRSPAKSLPGALWRLYLLQLMIHDDARTAALLYERGRAELASADVVVAGAPSPAGPDELVALIDQILRGLFEGDFAVALDRAAAFCRVQASGATHLADDYDRTEPDRASTFTTRALRLSDYAVDLAACAALWRREALT from the coding sequence GTGAGCGACGAGTCCAGGGACTTCCACAAGCCCGTCAAGCGCCCCGCCGAGCTCTTCGATCGGCGGTTCGCCGCCGAAGACCCCGCGGAGGTCTCGCGGGTCGCGCATTCGACTGCGCACGCCCTCCTCGCACGCGTGCGCGAAGACCCCGACGGGCAGGTCGTCGACCGGCTTGTCGCGTTCACCGACGCGCACGGCATCGACGACATCGCCGAGCTGTGGTCGCGATCGCCGGCGAAGTCGCTGCCGGGGGCGCTCTGGCGCCTCTACCTGCTGCAGCTCATGATCCACGACGACGCGCGCACAGCCGCACTGCTGTACGAGCGAGGCCGCGCAGAGCTCGCCTCGGCGGACGTCGTCGTCGCGGGTGCGCCGTCGCCGGCCGGCCCGGACGAGCTGGTGGCCCTCATCGACCAGATCCTGCGAGGTCTCTTCGAGGGCGACTTCGCGGTCGCACTCGACCGGGCCGCGGCGTTCTGCCGGGTGCAGGCGTCGGGAGCGACCCACCTCGCCGACGACTACGACCGGACCGAGCCCGACCGAGCCTCGACCTTCACCACACGCGCACTGCGACTTTCGGACTACGCGGTCGACCTCGCCGCCTGCGCGGCCCTGTGGCGGCGCGAGGCGCTCACCTGA
- a CDS encoding VOC family protein yields MTTTALAYCPITVDDVEAAIPFYRDGLGLEIVNDVSYDGNRWLSFGFSGQEGLAVVLSDPAAGRSPEDADALQRLVVKGSGPGPYVFTTSDIDATFERLRASGAEVLQEPIEQSWGPRDCAFRDPAGNHIRINQA; encoded by the coding sequence ATGACCACCACCGCACTCGCATACTGCCCCATCACCGTCGACGACGTGGAAGCAGCGATCCCGTTCTACCGAGACGGGCTCGGACTCGAGATCGTCAACGACGTCTCCTATGACGGCAACCGCTGGTTGAGCTTCGGCTTCTCGGGCCAGGAGGGACTCGCCGTCGTCCTCTCCGACCCGGCGGCCGGCCGCTCGCCCGAGGACGCCGATGCGCTGCAGCGGCTCGTCGTCAAGGGCTCGGGTCCCGGTCCGTATGTCTTCACCACCAGCGACATCGACGCGACCTTCGAGCGACTGCGCGCCTCGGGCGCCGAGGTGCTGCAGGAGCCGATCGAGCAGTCTTGGGGACCGCGCGACTGCGCCTTCCGCGACCCCGCGGGCAACCACATCCGCATCAACCAGGCCTGA
- a CDS encoding helix-turn-helix transcriptional regulator, which translates to MDRDYAEPLDVPTMAAKALMSPAHFSREFKAAYGETPYSYLMTRRIERAMALLRSGTSVTDACTAVGATSLGSFSSTFTEIVGETPSAYRSRPHDAAEVMPLCVAKILTRPTRYA; encoded by the coding sequence ATGGACCGCGACTACGCCGAGCCGCTCGACGTGCCCACGATGGCGGCGAAGGCGCTCATGTCGCCCGCGCACTTCTCACGCGAGTTCAAGGCGGCCTACGGCGAGACGCCCTACTCGTACCTCATGACGCGCCGCATCGAGCGGGCGATGGCGCTGCTGCGGTCGGGCACGTCGGTGACGGATGCCTGCACCGCCGTCGGTGCGACCTCGCTCGGTTCGTTCAGCTCGACGTTCACCGAGATCGTCGGCGAGACGCCGAGCGCGTACCGCAGCCGCCCGCACGACGCCGCGGAGGTCATGCCGCTGTGCGTCGCGAAGATCCTCACGCGTCCGACGCGCTACGCCTGA
- a CDS encoding anti-sigma factor, whose protein sequence is MDEQEFAELSAGFVLNALSPADRQAFDAARALHPEWEHWITADADTAVALADAVPDSLPPLTLRSTLLSRIATMPQLPDADAAEAAAADPVATRPEASVSADDPSFVEPAPTTSTIQAISRRNWTRGLLTLAASMVILVVLGFGAVSINQYVNRPPAVAALAEIEAAPDSESATTELDDGGTATAHWSASVGKAVLVSDGLPEIADDQSYELWFVRDGAAVSAGTFEPAGDDAVTALLDGAMEPGDTIAVTVEPQGGSPTGEPSSEPIVTIPTA, encoded by the coding sequence ATGGACGAACAGGAGTTCGCCGAACTGTCCGCCGGCTTCGTGCTCAATGCGCTGTCGCCCGCCGACAGGCAGGCCTTCGATGCCGCGCGCGCCCTGCACCCCGAGTGGGAGCACTGGATCACCGCGGATGCCGATACCGCCGTCGCACTCGCCGACGCCGTCCCCGACTCGCTGCCGCCGCTGACCCTGCGCTCGACGCTGCTCTCGCGCATCGCGACGATGCCGCAGCTGCCGGACGCCGACGCGGCCGAAGCAGCGGCGGCAGACCCCGTCGCGACCCGGCCCGAGGCATCCGTCTCCGCCGACGACCCCTCGTTCGTCGAACCCGCACCGACGACGTCCACCATCCAGGCCATCTCGCGACGCAACTGGACGCGCGGCCTCCTGACGCTCGCCGCGTCGATGGTGATCCTCGTCGTGCTCGGATTCGGCGCCGTCAGCATCAACCAGTACGTCAACAGGCCGCCGGCTGTCGCGGCGCTCGCCGAGATCGAGGCCGCGCCCGACTCCGAGTCGGCCACCACCGAGCTCGACGACGGCGGCACCGCCACCGCGCACTGGTCGGCATCGGTCGGCAAGGCCGTGCTCGTCTCCGACGGACTGCCCGAGATCGCCGACGACCAGAGCTACGAGCTGTGGTTCGTCCGAGACGGGGCCGCGGTGTCGGCCGGCACCTTCGAGCCCGCGGGCGATGACGCGGTGACCGCGCTCCTCGACGGGGCGATGGAGCCCGGCGACACGATCGCCGTGACCGTCGAGCCGCAGGGCGGATCCCCGACGGGCGAGCCGTCGTCGGAGCCCATCGTCACCATCCCCACCGCGTGA
- the sigK gene encoding ECF RNA polymerase sigma factor SigK, with protein sequence MLVDMVIDGIDVPEDGAEPIDHAGELIQRVARGDQGAFARLYDMLSPRVFGLILRVLVDRSQSEEVLQEVFLEVWQSASRFAPNRGQGRSWIFTIAHRRAVDRVRSSQSSTDRDVRAGFRDLDVAHDGVAEQVELRIEGEKVAAALSSLPEVQKEALTLAYYGGYSQSEIAALVGAPLGTVKTRMRDGLSRLRAEMGVTA encoded by the coding sequence ATGCTGGTGGACATGGTGATCGACGGGATCGACGTGCCGGAGGACGGCGCCGAACCCATCGACCATGCCGGCGAGCTGATCCAGCGCGTCGCGCGCGGCGACCAGGGCGCGTTCGCCCGGCTCTACGACATGCTCTCGCCGCGAGTGTTCGGTCTCATCCTGCGGGTGCTGGTCGACCGCTCCCAGAGCGAAGAGGTGCTCCAGGAGGTGTTCCTCGAGGTGTGGCAATCCGCATCGAGGTTCGCTCCGAACAGAGGGCAGGGAAGGTCGTGGATCTTCACGATCGCGCATCGTCGGGCCGTCGACCGCGTGCGGTCGTCGCAGTCGAGCACGGATCGGGATGTCCGCGCCGGCTTCCGAGACCTGGACGTCGCACATGACGGTGTGGCCGAGCAGGTCGAGCTGCGCATCGAGGGGGAGAAGGTGGCGGCGGCGCTGTCGAGCCTCCCCGAGGTGCAGAAGGAAGCGCTGACCCTCGCCTATTACGGCGGTTACAGTCAGAGCGAGATCGCGGCGCTCGTGGGCGCGCCGCTCGGAACGGTCAAGACCAGGATGCGGGACGGCCTGTCCCGGCTGAGAGCAGAGATGGGGGTGACCGCGTGA
- a CDS encoding fasciclin domain-containing protein, producing the protein MSRITRKRVSAGLALALAATFALSACSMGGSTAEPSDEPSTPAMEETEEPMEMDPAANLVGPGCAAYAEAVPDGAGSVEGMAADPVATAASNNPLLTTLVAAVSGQLNPDVDLVDTLNGDEFTVFAPVDEAFAAIDPATIEALKTDSETLTSILTYHVVPGQVAPADIVGTQATVQGADVEVTGSGDELMVNGANVICGGVQTANATVYLIDAVLMPPAQ; encoded by the coding sequence ATGTCTCGCATCACCAGGAAGCGCGTCTCGGCAGGTCTGGCCCTCGCGCTCGCCGCCACGTTCGCGCTGTCGGCCTGTTCCATGGGCGGCTCCACCGCCGAGCCCTCGGACGAGCCCTCGACGCCCGCGATGGAGGAGACCGAGGAGCCCATGGAGATGGACCCGGCCGCCAACCTCGTCGGCCCCGGCTGTGCCGCCTACGCCGAGGCCGTCCCGGACGGCGCCGGCTCGGTCGAGGGCATGGCCGCCGATCCCGTGGCCACGGCCGCGTCGAACAACCCGCTGCTCACGACACTGGTCGCGGCGGTCAGCGGTCAGCTGAACCCCGACGTCGACCTCGTCGACACCCTCAACGGGGACGAGTTCACGGTGTTCGCACCGGTCGACGAGGCGTTCGCGGCGATCGACCCGGCGACCATCGAAGCGCTGAAGACCGACAGTGAGACCCTCACGTCGATCCTCACCTACCACGTCGTTCCCGGCCAGGTCGCGCCGGCCGACATCGTCGGCACGCAAGCGACCGTGCAGGGTGCCGACGTCGAGGTGACCGGCAGCGGCGACGAGCTCATGGTCAACGGCGCCAACGTGATCTGCGGCGGGGTCCAGACGGCAAATGCCACCGTGTACCTCATCGACGCGGTCCTGATGCCTCCGGCTCAGTGA
- a CDS encoding serine/threonine-protein kinase, with translation MTDLREAGEVSTGEILDGRYRLMERIGEGGMARVYRAEDAALQRTVAIKVLRGPIDEVGSIERALSETTLLASLNHHSLVTLFDAHVSADDSSYLVMEYVEGETLRDLIGRGPVDPALMASITVDIAEGLHIAHSAGVVHRDIKPSNVLLWRSLLPGHQWRAKLADFGIAYLLDSPRMTTPGMAVGTVAYIAPEQARGETPAPPADVYALGIMLIEALTGTRPFAEAEGIGTVMARLAAPPPIPDTLHPAWQGLLRGMTTIRPDDRPTALEVAVTAARLAKGDSAGVATSEPTATAPVAVTSPAVVETRPTAVLPAPVSADVKTVALAATEAADAVAAAPPLPPPPLPTRRAQARPAQSRRRRRLVIGAVIGAIALAAVIAVTAWSLSLAGTPTPAPISPSVVEPSVEPSVAPSIAPTEEEPAPAEDDGAGDNSGSGSTGGNGNSNSGPGNNNGNGKGKGKGNDR, from the coding sequence ATGACTGACCTGCGTGAAGCCGGCGAGGTCTCGACGGGCGAGATCCTGGACGGCCGCTATCGGCTGATGGAGCGCATCGGCGAGGGCGGCATGGCGCGCGTCTATCGTGCGGAGGATGCCGCGCTGCAGCGCACCGTCGCCATCAAGGTGCTGCGCGGACCGATCGACGAGGTCGGGTCCATCGAGCGGGCGCTGTCGGAGACGACGCTGCTGGCCTCGCTCAACCATCACTCCCTGGTGACGCTGTTCGACGCCCACGTCTCGGCCGACGATTCGAGCTACCTGGTCATGGAGTACGTCGAGGGCGAGACGCTGCGGGACCTCATCGGGAGGGGTCCTGTCGACCCCGCGCTCATGGCGTCGATCACGGTGGACATCGCGGAGGGGCTCCACATCGCCCACTCCGCCGGCGTCGTCCATCGCGACATCAAGCCGTCGAACGTGCTCCTGTGGCGCTCACTGCTCCCTGGGCACCAGTGGCGCGCCAAGCTCGCCGACTTCGGGATCGCCTACCTGCTCGACTCCCCGCGGATGACGACGCCGGGCATGGCCGTGGGCACCGTCGCCTACATCGCCCCCGAGCAGGCTCGCGGCGAGACCCCCGCGCCGCCAGCCGATGTCTACGCCCTGGGGATCATGCTGATCGAGGCGCTCACCGGCACCCGTCCCTTCGCCGAGGCGGAGGGCATCGGCACGGTGATGGCCCGCCTCGCTGCGCCTCCTCCCATCCCCGATACGCTTCACCCGGCCTGGCAGGGCCTTCTCCGCGGCATGACGACGATCCGTCCCGACGACCGGCCGACCGCGCTCGAGGTCGCCGTCACGGCCGCGCGGCTCGCCAAAGGCGACAGCGCGGGGGTCGCGACGAGCGAGCCGACCGCAACGGCGCCGGTCGCCGTGACGTCGCCGGCGGTCGTCGAGACGCGTCCGACGGCCGTGCTGCCCGCGCCGGTGAGCGCCGACGTCAAGACCGTCGCCCTGGCGGCGACGGAGGCTGCGGATGCGGTCGCCGCGGCGCCCCCGCTCCCTCCACCCCCGCTGCCGACGCGGCGCGCGCAGGCGCGACCGGCTCAGAGCCGCCGTCGGCGGCGTCTGGTCATCGGCGCCGTGATCGGCGCGATCGCGCTCGCTGCGGTGATCGCCGTGACCGCCTGGTCGCTATCGCTCGCCGGAACGCCGACCCCCGCTCCGATCTCCCCCAGTGTTGTGGAGCCGTCGGTCGAGCCGAGCGTGGCCCCGAGCATCGCGCCCACCGAGGAGGAGCCCGCGCCCGCCGAGGACGACGGCGCCGGCGACAACAGCGGGTCGGGCAGCACCGGCGGCAACGGCAACAGCAACAGCGGCCCGGGCAACAACAATGGGAACGGCAAGGGCAAGGGTAAGGGCAACGACCGCTGA